The following are encoded together in the bacterium genome:
- a CDS encoding isocitrate lyase/phosphoenolpyruvate mutase family protein — MASIASLLAAEGALALPGVYDALSARLAERAGFRALFLSGFGVSAARLGRPDFGFLGRAEMLDAARQVCAVVSVPVIVDVDTGWGGIFNVEAVVTELIRAGAAGCFLEDQVFPKRCGHMRGKRVVPLDEYLPKLRAALRARDGTAFHVTARTDARAAVGLDEAIARARAFADAGADAVFVEAPESVDEMARVRAAVPAATTLVANMVEGGRTPVRDTAALGAAGHRLVVQPVTGILAAAHALQTAYAALARDGTSAAVGDRLLGFDALNGVLGLDALYAREAALLTDTPRG; from the coding sequence ATGGCCTCCATCGCTTCGCTCCTCGCTGCCGAGGGCGCGCTCGCGCTGCCCGGCGTCTACGACGCGCTGTCCGCGCGGCTCGCCGAGCGGGCCGGGTTTCGCGCGCTCTTCCTCTCCGGCTTCGGGGTGTCGGCGGCGCGTCTCGGGCGGCCCGACTTCGGCTTTCTCGGCCGCGCCGAGATGCTCGACGCCGCGCGGCAGGTGTGCGCCGTGGTGTCGGTGCCGGTGATCGTCGACGTCGACACGGGCTGGGGCGGTATCTTCAACGTCGAGGCGGTCGTCACCGAGCTGATCCGCGCCGGCGCCGCCGGCTGCTTCCTCGAGGACCAGGTCTTCCCGAAGCGCTGCGGCCACATGCGCGGCAAGCGCGTCGTGCCGCTGGACGAGTATCTGCCCAAGCTGCGGGCGGCGCTGCGGGCTCGCGACGGCACCGCATTCCACGTCACCGCCCGCACCGACGCGCGCGCCGCGGTCGGCCTCGACGAGGCGATCGCCCGCGCGCGCGCCTTCGCCGACGCCGGCGCCGACGCGGTCTTCGTCGAGGCGCCCGAGTCGGTCGACGAGATGGCGCGCGTGCGCGCCGCCGTGCCCGCGGCGACGACGCTCGTCGCCAACATGGTCGAGGGCGGCCGCACGCCGGTGCGCGACACCGCCGCGCTCGGCGCCGCCGGCCATCGCCTCGTCGTACAGCCGGTGACCGGCATCCTCGCCGCGGCGCACGCGCTGCAGACGGCATACGCCGCGCTCGCCCGCGACGGCACGAGTGCCGCCGTCGGCGACCGCCTGCTCGGCTTCGACGCGCTGAACGGCGTGCTCGGGCTCGACGCGCTCTACGCACGCGAGGCGGCGCTGCTCACGGACACGCCGCGCGGCTGA
- a CDS encoding histone H1, which produces MKAKKPARRPRDPNQLAKLIVDMATGEAPRDDLAPRDDGKNPAAVALGRLGGLKGGKARAASLSARKRREIAKKAASARWRKRGEK; this is translated from the coding sequence GTGAAGGCCAAGAAGCCCGCACGCCGGCCGCGCGACCCGAACCAGCTCGCCAAGCTCATCGTCGACATGGCGACCGGCGAGGCCCCCCGCGACGACCTCGCGCCGCGCGACGACGGAAAGAACCCGGCCGCCGTCGCCCTCGGTCGACTGGGTGGGCTCAAGGGGGGAAAGGCCAGGGCGGCCAGCCTCAGCGCCAGGAAACGCCGTGAAATAGCCAAGAAAGCCGCAAGTGCGCGCTGGCGAAAGCGCGGCGAAAAATAG
- a CDS encoding Zn-ribbon domain-containing OB-fold protein produces MADVLPPLPQPNPDTQEFWDGCRRHELRLQRCDDCGTARFSPRPACPRCASLRHTWFTAAGRGTVYSWTIVHAPTLPAFAARVPYAMALVELEEGPFLVGQLRDCEPAKIRAGLRVAVRFEDVAEDVALPHWRPA; encoded by the coding sequence ATGGCCGACGTGCTCCCTCCGCTTCCCCAGCCCAATCCCGACACGCAGGAGTTCTGGGACGGCTGCCGTCGCCACGAGCTGCGCCTCCAGCGCTGCGACGACTGCGGCACCGCGCGCTTCTCGCCGCGGCCCGCCTGCCCGCGCTGCGCCTCGCTGCGTCACACGTGGTTCACCGCCGCGGGGCGCGGCACGGTCTACTCGTGGACGATCGTGCACGCGCCGACGCTGCCCGCGTTCGCGGCGCGCGTGCCCTACGCGATGGCCCTCGTCGAGCTGGAGGAGGGGCCGTTCCTGGTCGGCCAGCTGCGCGACTGCGAGCCGGCGAAGATCCGCGCCGGGCTGCGTGTCGCGGTGCGGTTCGAGGACGTCGCCGAGGACGTCGCGCTGCCGCACTGGCGTCCGGCGTGA
- a CDS encoding winged helix-turn-helix domain-containing protein, with protein MQDIRMVLKAKRDALQRLQAEIDVLERAQALLEGDSLEPSPRRVVLTPEKRLTGAQAKNHFAPTSQVGLAIAVLRDAGSPLHVTEIMRRIMDRGGSVKKASLVGSLARLVNEKRVFVRKRPNVFGLLEWAGGPPTLPLQVGNGGSSSAELSRGNPTSESTPGAGWAARH; from the coding sequence ATGCAGGACATTCGCATGGTGCTTAAGGCCAAGAGGGATGCGCTTCAGCGTTTGCAGGCCGAGATCGATGTCCTTGAGCGTGCCCAAGCCCTCCTGGAGGGCGATAGCCTTGAGCCTTCCCCTCGACGCGTTGTTCTGACCCCGGAGAAGCGCCTCACTGGCGCGCAGGCCAAGAATCACTTCGCGCCTACTTCGCAGGTCGGACTTGCGATCGCCGTACTGCGGGACGCAGGCAGCCCCCTTCACGTCACCGAGATCATGCGGCGTATCATGGACCGCGGTGGCTCCGTGAAGAAGGCGTCCCTCGTCGGCAGCCTCGCGCGACTTGTGAACGAGAAGCGCGTGTTTGTGCGTAAGCGGCCCAACGTTTTCGGGCTGTTGGAGTGGGCCGGCGGACCGCCGACTCTCCCGCTCCAGGTCGGAAACGGTGGCTCAAGTAGTGCCGAGCTTTCCCGTGGCAACCCGACGTCGGAGTCCACTCCCGGCGCCGGCTGGGCCGCTCGGCATTAG
- a CDS encoding acyl--CoA ligase — protein MPATTLPALLDAVATAHPEAEAFRYRDERLTYADWAGLSGRVAATLAAHGARRGDVVALLLPSTPCYQICYLAAAHLGAVTTGINVRYRRTEIGHLLRRSGARLLVAVTRWHDADFRALLAPLRAELPDLREVLWVEPETLAAGTRDAVAALAPDAPPPPVAAQADDPAAIVFTSGTTGVPKGAWYAHASLLALADIEGRRHPGGPPRFLRHLAAGLSFAHVGTMARIAIHVGNAWSSLVHDTFDPALVLATIEHERLEHLGAIPTQAILLLEHPDRPRRDLSSLRTVLLGGAPSSPELIRRVQDVLGVRVQVRYSSTEVGIATGSLPDDAPELLATTVGKPTPGVELRIVDSERGPCAAGEVGEVLVRSPATMRGYWRDPEQTAAVLDADGWVHTGDLGWLDDAGYLRLRGRRSEMYIRGGFNVYPAEVEDVLARHPKVARAAVLGMPDAIFGEIGWAFVAPRRPDDPPTLGELRRFVGAELASFKRPDRLTVLPELPVTPMFKVDKQALRGRAG, from the coding sequence GTGCCCGCGACCACGCTGCCCGCGCTGCTCGACGCCGTCGCCACCGCCCATCCCGAGGCCGAGGCGTTCCGCTACCGCGACGAGCGCCTCACCTACGCCGACTGGGCCGGGCTTTCCGGCCGCGTGGCCGCGACGCTGGCCGCGCACGGCGCCCGCCGCGGCGACGTCGTCGCGCTGCTGCTGCCGTCGACGCCCTGCTACCAGATCTGCTACCTCGCCGCGGCGCATCTCGGCGCGGTCACGACCGGCATCAACGTCCGCTACCGGCGCACCGAGATCGGCCATCTGCTGCGCCGCTCCGGCGCCCGCCTGCTGGTCGCCGTGACCCGCTGGCACGACGCCGACTTCCGCGCGCTGCTGGCGCCGCTGCGCGCCGAGCTGCCCGACCTGCGCGAGGTGCTGTGGGTCGAGCCCGAGACGCTCGCCGCGGGCACGCGCGACGCCGTCGCCGCACTCGCTCCCGACGCGCCGCCGCCGCCGGTCGCCGCGCAGGCCGACGATCCGGCGGCCATCGTCTTCACGAGCGGCACGACCGGCGTCCCGAAGGGCGCCTGGTACGCCCACGCGAGCCTGCTGGCGCTCGCCGACATCGAGGGCCGCCGACATCCCGGCGGCCCGCCGCGCTTCCTGCGCCACCTCGCCGCAGGCCTGTCGTTCGCCCACGTCGGCACGATGGCGCGCATCGCCATCCACGTCGGCAACGCCTGGTCGTCGCTCGTGCACGACACGTTCGATCCGGCGCTGGTGCTGGCGACGATCGAGCACGAGCGCCTCGAGCACCTCGGCGCCATCCCGACGCAGGCGATCCTGCTCCTCGAGCACCCCGACCGCCCGCGACGCGACCTCTCCTCGCTGCGCACCGTGCTGCTCGGCGGCGCACCGTCGTCTCCCGAGCTGATCCGCCGCGTGCAGGACGTGCTCGGCGTCCGCGTGCAGGTGCGCTACTCGTCGACCGAGGTCGGCATCGCGACCGGCTCGCTGCCCGACGATGCCCCCGAGCTGCTCGCGACCACGGTCGGCAAGCCGACGCCGGGCGTGGAGCTGCGCATCGTCGACTCCGAGCGCGGCCCGTGCGCCGCGGGCGAGGTCGGCGAGGTGCTCGTGCGCTCGCCCGCGACCATGCGCGGCTACTGGCGCGACCCCGAGCAGACGGCGGCGGTGCTGGACGCCGACGGCTGGGTCCACACCGGCGACCTCGGCTGGCTCGACGACGCCGGCTACCTCCGCCTGCGCGGCCGGCGCAGCGAGATGTACATCCGCGGCGGCTTCAACGTGTACCCCGCCGAGGTCGAGGACGTGCTCGCGCGCCACCCGAAGGTCGCGCGCGCCGCGGTGCTCGGCATGCCCGACGCGATCTTCGGCGAGATCGGCTGGGCCTTCGTCGCGCCGCGGCGGCCCGACGATCCGCCGACGCTGGGCGAGCTGCGCCGCTTCGTCGGCGCAGAGCTGGCGAGCTTCAAGCGACCCGACCGGCTGACGGTGCTGCCCGAGCTGCCGGTGACGCCGATGTTCAAGGTCGACAAGCAGGCGCTGCGCGGGCGGGCGGGGTGA
- a CDS encoding lipid-transfer protein: MAPPAAIVGIGQTRFAKHLGISEAQVAAEAIHAALADAGLAPRDVDGLCLFDIESNTVGDVAAMLGLGDVRFFSTHSHGGGSYCAVVRSAATALAAGHASVVVAFRARNRGRRSSFGKGYTEGGRPWEKIAPRIAGFYQWQVPFGLVSPVQEMALIARRHMLDHGTTEDHLGEVAVAMRHHATRNPNALMREPMTLADHRASRFVAEPLRLLDCCLETDGGCAIVLASRERARDTARRPVWILGSAQTNGPAHHHPHDWFAYERRRWVTEAAARLWGEAGVRPSDVDAAMFYDHFTPMVLLALEDWGFCGHGESGGFVAGGGIRWPDGRLPVNTHGGQLSEAFIHGFNNWTEAVRQLRGTSTAQVPDAELVLVAAASSDPYGAVLLAR; the protein is encoded by the coding sequence GTGGCGCCGCCCGCGGCGATCGTCGGCATCGGCCAGACGCGCTTCGCGAAGCACCTCGGGATCAGCGAGGCGCAGGTCGCGGCCGAGGCGATCCACGCGGCGCTCGCCGATGCGGGCCTCGCGCCGCGCGACGTCGACGGCCTCTGCCTCTTCGACATCGAGTCGAACACGGTGGGCGACGTCGCGGCCATGCTCGGCCTCGGCGACGTGCGCTTCTTCTCGACCCACAGCCACGGCGGCGGCTCGTACTGCGCCGTCGTGCGCAGCGCGGCGACGGCGCTCGCGGCGGGGCACGCGTCGGTCGTGGTCGCGTTCCGCGCCCGCAACCGCGGGCGCCGGTCGTCGTTCGGCAAGGGCTACACCGAGGGCGGCCGGCCGTGGGAGAAGATCGCGCCGCGCATCGCCGGCTTCTACCAGTGGCAGGTGCCGTTCGGGCTCGTGTCGCCGGTGCAGGAGATGGCGCTGATCGCGCGCCGGCACATGCTCGATCACGGCACGACCGAGGACCACCTCGGCGAGGTCGCGGTCGCGATGCGCCATCACGCGACCCGCAACCCGAACGCCCTCATGCGCGAGCCCATGACGCTCGCCGACCACCGCGCCTCGCGCTTCGTCGCCGAGCCGCTGCGCCTCCTCGACTGCTGCCTCGAGACCGACGGCGGCTGCGCGATCGTGCTGGCCTCGCGCGAGCGGGCGCGCGACACCGCCCGGCGTCCCGTCTGGATCCTCGGCAGCGCGCAGACGAACGGCCCGGCGCACCATCACCCGCACGACTGGTTCGCGTACGAGCGCCGGCGCTGGGTGACGGAGGCCGCCGCGCGGCTGTGGGGCGAGGCCGGCGTGCGCCCGTCGGACGTCGACGCGGCGATGTTCTACGACCACTTCACGCCCATGGTGCTGCTGGCGCTCGAGGACTGGGGCTTCTGCGGTCACGGCGAGAGCGGCGGCTTCGTCGCCGGCGGCGGCATCCGCTGGCCCGACGGCCGGCTGCCGGTGAACACGCACGGCGGCCAGCTCTCCGAGGCGTTCATCCACGGCTTCAACAACTGGACCGAGGCGGTGCGCCAGCTGCGCGGCACCAGCACGGCGCAGGTGCCGGACGCCGAGCTCGTGCTCGTCGCCGCGGCGTCGAGCGACCCGTACGGCGCGGTCCTCCTGGCGCGGTGA
- a CDS encoding sugar phosphate isomerase/epimerase — protein sequence MPAAILDRLTVGHYMLRRWTLEEDVRGLERLGFRAISLASTKLDAYGRERAAGLLRASGMRVAHLGSYGRFGTEPGTIRRGVDEVRRALAWLHEVGGEVLVVIPGGRNGATWERAAAAYGDAYARLLPEAAAANIRLAVEVIHPLRQDLSFVNTLADAREIARRAGRGAGYVLDVWHSGWERRLLETIAADAPRRIHAVQLSDYKRDTMRTLDRALLGKGILPLREIVQTLEARGYRGWYELEIVSDDVDAMGYEPVLRQARRAMARLVA from the coding sequence ATGCCCGCCGCGATCCTCGACCGGCTGACCGTCGGCCACTACATGCTGCGGCGCTGGACGCTCGAGGAGGACGTGCGCGGGCTCGAGCGGCTCGGGTTCCGGGCCATCAGCCTCGCCAGCACGAAGCTCGACGCCTACGGCCGCGAGCGCGCGGCGGGGCTGCTGCGGGCCTCCGGGATGCGCGTCGCCCATCTCGGGTCGTACGGCAGGTTCGGCACCGAACCGGGCACGATCCGTCGCGGGGTCGACGAGGTGCGGCGGGCGTTGGCCTGGCTGCACGAGGTCGGCGGCGAGGTGCTGGTCGTGATTCCCGGCGGTCGGAACGGTGCGACCTGGGAGCGGGCGGCGGCGGCCTACGGCGACGCCTACGCGCGGCTCCTGCCCGAGGCCGCGGCCGCGAACATCCGCCTGGCCGTCGAGGTGATCCACCCGCTGCGCCAGGACCTGTCGTTCGTGAACACGCTGGCCGACGCTCGCGAGATCGCCCGCCGTGCCGGCCGCGGCGCCGGCTACGTGCTCGACGTCTGGCACTCGGGGTGGGAGCGCCGGCTGCTGGAGACGATCGCCGCGGACGCGCCGCGGCGGATCCACGCCGTGCAGCTGTCGGACTACAAGCGCGACACCATGCGCACGCTGGACCGGGCGCTGCTCGGCAAGGGCATCCTCCCGCTGCGCGAGATCGTGCAGACGCTCGAAGCCCGCGGCTACCGCGGCTGGTACGAGCTCGAGATCGTCAGCGACGACGTCGACGCGATGGGCTACGAGCCCGTGCTGCGCCAGGCGCGGCGGGCGATGGCACGGCTGGTCGCCTGA
- a CDS encoding IS1 family transposase, which yields MNRLDGKRRAQVVAALVEGNSIRATCRMTGVAKGTVLKLVADLGEAAREYQDRTLRNLPCTRIQCDEIWSFCYAKDKNLPDSMRHKPGVGSIWTWTAICADTKLVPSFHIGTRDAGCAWEFMNDLAGRLCKRIQLTTDGHRAYLDAVDTAIGNHQIDYAMLIKIYGEARAEEARYSPPTCIGTDVKIIAGNPDPAHISTSYVERQNLTMRMSIRRFTRLTNAFSKKIENHEHSVALHFLHYNFARIHQSIRCSPAMEAGVTDRLWSVKDIVALLEEREAQVRPTGTDSN from the coding sequence ATGAATCGGCTGGACGGCAAGCGCCGCGCTCAAGTCGTGGCGGCTCTGGTGGAGGGCAACAGCATCCGGGCGACGTGCCGCATGACCGGCGTCGCCAAGGGCACCGTGCTCAAGCTGGTGGCCGACCTGGGCGAGGCGGCTCGCGAGTATCAGGACCGCACGCTGCGGAACCTGCCCTGCACGCGCATTCAGTGCGACGAGATCTGGAGCTTCTGCTACGCGAAGGACAAGAATCTTCCCGACTCCATGCGCCACAAGCCTGGCGTCGGCTCCATCTGGACGTGGACCGCGATCTGCGCCGACACCAAGCTCGTCCCGAGCTTCCACATCGGCACGCGCGACGCAGGTTGCGCCTGGGAGTTCATGAACGACCTGGCCGGCCGGCTCTGCAAGCGCATCCAGCTCACGACCGATGGTCATCGGGCCTATCTCGATGCCGTCGACACGGCGATCGGGAACCACCAGATCGACTACGCCATGCTCATCAAGATCTACGGCGAGGCCCGTGCCGAGGAAGCGCGCTACAGCCCGCCGACGTGCATCGGGACCGACGTCAAGATCATCGCGGGGAACCCGGATCCGGCGCACATCAGCACGAGCTACGTCGAGCGCCAGAACCTGACGATGCGCATGAGCATCCGTCGCTTCACCCGCCTGACCAATGCGTTCTCCAAGAAGATCGAGAACCACGAGCACTCGGTCGCGCTGCACTTCCTCCACTACAACTTCGCGCGCATCCACCAGTCGATCCGGTGCTCGCCTGCGATGGAGGCCGGCGTCACGGACCGGCTCTGGTCGGTCAAAGACATCGTGGCGCTGCTTGAGGAGCGCGAGGCTCAGGTCCGCCCGACCGGGACGGATTCAAACTGA